A window from Rhinolophus sinicus isolate RSC01 linkage group LG01, ASM3656204v1, whole genome shotgun sequence encodes these proteins:
- the SON gene encoding protein SON isoform X4 — translation MATNIEQIFRSFVVSKFREIQQELSSGRSEGQLNGETNTPIEGNQAGDAAASARSLPNEEIVQKIEEVLSGVLDTELRCKPDLKEVSRKSRCVSVQTDPTDEIPAKKSKKHKKHKNKKKKKKKEKEKKYKRQPEESESKPKSHHDGNMDLESDSILKFDSEPSAMALEHPVRAFGLSETSESPAVVLEPPIVSMEVSQPHTLETLKPVTKTAELSVASTSVISVQSEQSVAVTLEPSVTKTLDSFATAPVPTTTVELKSSESSVPMSVAYQMKSVLKSSESTPPEPSKITLEPPVVKVLEPSETLAVSSETPEAYPEPSTSTTMDFPESSATEVLRLPEQPVEVPSEIADSSMTRSQELLELPKTTALELLESSVASAMELPGPPATSMPELQGPPVTPVLELSGPSATPVPELPGPLSTPVPELLGPPATAVPELPGPSVTSVPQLSQELPGLPAPSMGLEPPQEVSEPPVMAQELPGLPAVTAAVESPGQPAVTVAMELTEQPVTTTELEQPVGMTTMEHPGQPEVTTATGLLGQPEAAMVLELPGQPVATTALELPGQPSVTGVPELPGLPSATRALELSGQPVATGALELPGQLMATGALEFSGQSGAAGALELLGQPLATGVLELPGQPGAPELPGQPVATVALEISVQSVVTTELSTMTVSQSLEVPSTTALESYNTVAQELPTTLVGETSITVGVDPLMAQESHMLASNTMETHMLASNTMDSQMLASNTMDSQMLASNTMDSQMLASSTMDSQMLATSSMDSQMLATSSMDSQMLATSSMDSQMLATSSMDSQMLATSSMDSQMLATSSMDSQMLATSTMDSQMLATSTMDSQMLATSSMDSQMLASGTMDSQMLASGTMDAQMLASGTMDAQMLASSTQDSAMLGSKSPDPYRLAQDPYRLAQDPYRLGHDPYRLGHDAYRLGQDPYRLGHDPYRLTPDPYRMSPRPYRIAPRSYRIAPRPYRLAPRPLMLASRRSMMMSYAAERSMMSSYERSMMSYERSMMSPMAERSMMSAYERSMMSAYERSMMSPMAERSMMSAYERSMMSAYERSMMSPMAERSMMSMGADRSMMSSYSAADRSMMSSYSAADRSMMSSYTADRSMMSMAADSYTDSYTDTYTEAYMVPPLPPEEPPTMPPLPPEEPPMTPPLPPEEPPEGPALPTEQSALTAENAWPSEMPALPPEESVPPPEPPVSQSEISEPSVVLANYSMSASEPSVLPSEAAVTVPEPPLEPESSATSTSIASAAVAEEHEIVPEKPVTYMLSETPVSAEPTMLTSETSIMSETAETFASMRASGHVASEVSMSVLEPAVTIPEPSQSTLELSAMGVSELPAAAVPEPPAVAVPESPAVAVPESPAEAVPEPPTETVREPLAVSVLGPPAEAVPEPLALVEPERVTIHVPVSALEPAVPVLEPAVSVLQPNVIVSEPSVSVPESTVTILEPAAVTVSEQTQVTPTEMVLESAPVMLESSVLLSGDETRAPEMGTQEITVHSEVEPYTEGHLKNNSYESEHGINIDLNINNHLIANEMEHSTASAASTGAVSEIGEEKILPTSETKQCTVLDTCPSVSETDVGGTLSSTGPLALEPDTMGTSKGIEFATASALSSISKYDVEVSLNTQDTEHDMVISTSPSGGSEADIEGPLPAKDIHLDLPSNNFISSDAEGPLPMKESDQTAVALSPKESSTDKEVPLPAKEILSGSGFSASIDDINEADLVRPLLPKDMERLTSLRAGIEGPLLASEVERDKSAASPVVVNVPERASESSSEEKDDYEIFVKVKDTHEKSKKNKNRDKGEKEKKRDSSLRSRSKRSKSSEHKSRKRTSESRSRARKRSSKSKSHRSQTRSRSRSRRRRRSSRSRSKSRGRRSVSKEKRKRSPKHRSKSRERKRKRSSSRDNRKTVRARSRTPSRRSRSHTPSRRRRSRSVGRRSFSISPSRRSRTPSRRSRTPSRRSRTPSRRSRTPSRRSRTPSRRSRTPSRRSRTPSRRRRSRSVVRRRSFSISPVRLRRSRTPLRRRFSRSPLRRKRSRSSERGRSPKRLTDLNKAQLLEIAKANAAAMCAKAGVPLPPNLKPAPPPTIEEKVAKKSGGATIEELTEKCKQIAQSKEDDDVIVNKPHVSDEEEEEPPFYHHPFKLSEPKPIFFNLNIAAAKPTPPKSQVTLTKEFPVSSGSQHRKKEADSVYGEWVPVEKNGEENKDDDNVFSSTLPSEGRGKRQGRVKRQMKQPAASHLTVTRCNSLCGTKPQSEKHRIAENSVVTSLPNIGPSLHLWEGSPRYNYLASRFASRLYSSRFWW, via the exons TGGAAGGAGTGAAGGCCAGCTCAATGGTGAAACAAATACACCTATTGAAGGAAACCAGGCAGGTGATGCAGCTGCCTCCGCCAGGAGTCTACCAAATGAAGAAATAGTTCAGAAGATAGAGGAAGTACTTTCTGGGGTCTTAGATACAGAACTACGATGCAAGCCAG ACTTGAAGGAGGTCTCCAGAAAAAGTAGATGTGTGTCTGTACAAACAGATCCTACTGATGAAATTCCCGCCAAAAAGTCAAAGAAgcataaaaagcacaaaaataaaaagaagaaaaagaagaaagaaaaggaaaaaaagtataaaagacaGCCAGAAGAATCTGAATCAAAACCGAAATCACATCATGATGGGAACATGGATTTAGAATCAGATTCCATTTTGAAGTTTGATTCTGAACCGTCAGCGATGGCACTGGAGCATCCTGTAAGAGCATTTGGCCTGTCTGAGACCAGTGAATCTCCTGCAGTTGTGCTAGAACCTCCTATAGTATCAATGGAGGTATCACAGCCACACACTTTAGAAACTCtgaagccagttacaaaaactGCAGAACTGTCAGTTGCATCTACATCAGTAATCTCAGTTCAGTCAGAGCAGTCTGTGGCAGTAACGCTGGAACCATCCGTGACAAAAACCCTGGATTCTTTTGCAACAGCACCAGTGCCTACTACAACAGTAGAGCTAAAGTCATCTGAATCATCTGTACCAATGTCAGTGGCATATCAGATGAAATCTGTGCTGAAATCTTCAGAGAGCACACCTCCAGAGCCATCAAAGATCACGTTAGAGCCTCCAGTAGTAAAAGTGCTGGAACCATCAGAAACCCTTGCGGTATCATCAGAGACACCTGAGGCATACCCTGAGCCAAGCACATCAACAACAATGGATTTTCCAGAGTCATCTGCAACTGAAGTACTAAGATTGCCAGAGCAGCCTGTAGAAGTACCATCGGAGATTGCAGATTCATCCATGACAAGATCACAGGAGTTGCTGGAGCTGCCCAAGACCACAGCATTGGAGCTGCTGGAGTCGTCGGTGGCCTCAGCGATGGAGTTGCCGGGGCCACCTGCGACCTCCATGCCGGAGTTGCAGGGGCCCCCTGTGACTCCAGTGCTGGAGTTATCTGGGCCCTCTGCTACCCCGGTGCCAGAGTTGCCAGGGCCCCTTTCTACCCCAGTGCCTGAGTTGCTAGGGCCCCCTGCGACAGCAGTGCCTGAGTTGCCGGGGCCCTCTGTGACGTCAGTGCCACAGTTGTCACAGGAATTGCCAGGGCTTCCAGCACCATCCATGGGGTTGGAGCCACCACAGGAGGTATCAGAGCCACCTGTGATGGCACAGGAGTTGCCAGGGCTGCCTGCGGTGACAGCAGCAGTAGAGTCGCCGGGGCAGCCTGCCGTAACAGTAGCAATGGAGTTGACCGAGCAACCTGTGACGACGACAGAGTTGGAGCAACCTGTGGGGATGACAACGATGGAACATCCTGGGCAGCCTGAGGTGACAAcagcaacagggttgctggggCAGCCTGAGGCAGCGATGGTGCTGGAGTTGCCAGGACAGCCGGTGGCAACGACAGCGCTGGAGTTGCCAGGGCAGCCTTCGGTGACTGGGGTGCCAGAGTTGCCAGGGCTGCCTTCGGCAACTAGGGCACTGGAGTTGTCGGGGCAGCCTGTGGCAACTGGGGCACTGGAGTTGCCTGGGCAGCTCATGGCAACTGGGGCACTGGAGTTCTCGGGGCAGTCTGGGGCAGCTGGAGCACTGGAGCTTTTGGGGCAGCCTCTGGCAACAGGGGTGCTGGAGTTGCCAGGGCAGCCTGGGGCGCCAGAGTTGCCTGGGCAGCCTGTGGCAACTGTGGCGCTGGAGATCTCTGTTCAGTCTGTGGTGACAACGGAGCTGTCAACGATGACCGTGTCGCAGTCCCTGGAGGTGCCCTCGACGACAGCGCTGGAATCCTATAATACGGTAGCACAGGAGCTGCCTACTACATTAGTGGGGGAGACTTCTATAACAGTAGGAGTGGATCCCTTGATGGCCCAAGAATCCCATATGTTAGCTTCTAACACCATGGAGACCCATATGTTAGCATCCAACACCATGGACTCCCAAATGCTAGCGTCCAACACCATGGACTCCCAGATGCTAGCGTCCAACACAATGGACTCCCAGATGTTAGCCTCTAGCACCATGGACTCCCAGATGTTAGCCACCAGCTCCATGGACTCCCAGATGTTAGCCACCAGCTCCATGGACTCCCAGATGTTAGCCACCAGCTCCATGGACTCCCAGATGTTAGCCACCAGCTCCATGGACTCCCAGATGTTAGCCACCAGCTCCATGGACTCCCAGATGTTAGCCACCAGCTCCATGGACTCCCAGATGTTAGCAACCAGCACCATGGACTCCCAGATGTTAGCAACCAGCACCATGGACTCCCAGATGTTAGCAACTAGCTCTATGGATTCCCAGATGTTAGCATCTGGCACTATGGACTCTCAAATGTTAGCTTCCGGCACCATGGATGCCCAGATGTTAGCGTCTGGTACCATGGATGCCCAGATGTTAGCATCTAGTACCCAAGATTCTGCTATGTTGGGTTCAAAATCTCCTGATCCCTACAGGTTAGCTCAGGATCCTTATAGGTTAGCTCAGGATCCCTATAGGTTAGGTCATGACCCTTACAGGCTAGGTCATGATGCCTACAGGTTAGGGCAAGACCCCTATAGATTAGGCCATGATCCCTACAGACTAACTCCTGATCCCTATAGGATGTCACCTAGACCATATAGGATAGCACCCAGGTCCTATAGGATAGCTCCCAGACCATATAGATTAGCACCTAGACCCCTGATGTTAGCATCTAGACGGTCTATGATGATGTCCTATGCTGCAGAACGTTCCATGATGTCATCTTATGAACGCTCTATGATGTCTTATGAGCGCTCTATGATGTCCCCTATGGCTGAGCGTTCTATGATGTCAGCCTATGAGCGCTCTATGATGTCAGCCTATGAGCGCTCTATGATGTCCCCTATGGCTGAGCGGTCTATGATGTCAGCTTATGAACGCTCTATGATGTCAGCTTACGAGCGCTCCATGATGTCCCCAATGGCTGAGCGATCTATGATGTCCATGGGTGCCGACCGGTCTATGATGTCATCGTACTCTGCTGCAGACCGGTCTATGATGTCATCGTACTCTGCTGCAGACCGATCTATGATGTCATCTTATACTGCTGATCGTTCAATGATGTCTATGGCAGCTGATTCTTACACTGATTCTTACACTGATACATACACGGAGGCATATATGGTGCCACCTTTGCCTCCTGAAGAGCCTCCAACAATGCCACCATTGCCACCTGAGGAGCCACCAATGACACCACCATTGCCTCCTGAGGAACCCCCAGAGGGTCCAGCATTACCCACTGAGCAGTCAGCATTAACAGCTGAAAATGCTTGGCCATCTGAGATGCCAGCATTACCTCCTGAAGAGTCTGTACCACCGCCTGAACCTCCTGTGAGTCAAAGTGAGATTTCAGAGCCTTCGGTAGTACTTGCTAATTATTCAATGTCAGCATCAGAGCCTTCAGTGTTACCATCAGAGGCTGCCGTGACTGTTCCAGAGCCACCACTAGAGCCAGAATCTTCGGCTACATCCACATCTATAGCGTCTGCTGCAGTAGCAGAAGAACATGAAATTGTTCCAGAAAAACCTGTGACTTACATGTTATCTGAAACTCCTGTGTCAGCTGAACCAACTATGTTAACATCAGAGACTTCTATTATGTCAGAGACAGCAGAAACCTTTGCTTCCATGAGAGCTTCAGGACATGTTGCTTCAGAGGTATCTATGTCTGTGCTAGAGCCTGCAGTAACTATTCCAGAGCCATCACAGAGCACACTAGAGCTCTCAGCCATGGGTGTCTCAGAGCTACCAGCTGCGGCTGTTCCAGAGCCCCCAGCTGTGGCTGTCCCAGAGTCCCCGGCCGTGGCTGTCCCAGAGTCCCCGGCCGAGGCTGTCCCAGAGCCCCCAACCGAGACTGTCAGGGAGCCCCTGGCTGTGTCTGTCCTAGGGCCACCGGCTGAGGCTGTCCCGGAACCTCTGGCCTTGGTTGAGCCAGAGCGTGTTACCATTCATGTGCCAGTTTCTGCCCTGGAACCTGCTGTGCCTGTCCTGGAACCAGCAGTGTCAGTTCTTCAACCTAATGTGATTGTTTCAGAACCATCTGTTTCTGTCCCAGAATCCACTGTGACAATTTTGGAGCCTGCTGCAGTCACTGTCTCAGAGCAGACTCAAGTAACACCAACTGAGATGGTTTTAGAGTCTGCACCAGTGATGCTGGAGTCTAGTGTTTTATTATCTGGTGATGAAACTCGTGCTCCAGAGATGGGCACGCAGGAAATTACTGTGCATTCAGAAGTAGAGCCATATACTGAAGGACACCTGAAGAATAACTCTTATGAAAGTGAACATGGTATAAATATAGACCTtaatataaataatcatttaattGCTAATGAGATGGAACATAGCACAGCGTCTGCTGCCAGTACTGGTGCTGTTAGTGAAATTGGTGAAGAGAAAATTTTGCCTACGAGTGAGACTAAACAATGCACAGTATTGGATACCTGCCCTAGTGTTAGTGAAACTGATGTAGGAGGAACTCTATCTTCTACTGGCCCTCTTGCTCTTGAACCTGATACAATGGGAACTAGTAAGGGTATTGAATTTGCCACAGCATCTGCTCTCAGTTCAATTAGTAAATATGATGTTGAAGTATCTTTAAATACTCAAGATACTGAACATGACATGGTAATTTCCACGAGCCCCAGTGGTGGCAGTGAGGCTGACATAGAGGGACCTTTGCCTGCTAAAGACATTCATCTTGACTTACCGTCTAATAACTTTATTAGTAGTGATGCAGAAGGACCATTACCTATGAAAGAGAGTGACCAGACAGCGGTTGCTCTCAGCCCTAAAGAAAGTAGTACAGATAAAGAAGTACCTCTCCCTGCTAAAGAGATACTATCTGGTTCAGGATTTTCTGCCAGTATTGATGATATTAATGAAGCAGATTTAGTAAGACCATTACTTCCTAAGGACATGGAACGTCTTACAAGCCTCAGAGCTGGTATTGAAGGACCTTTACTTGCGAGTGAAGTTGAACGTGACAAATCTGCTGCCAGTCCAGTTGTAGTTAATGTACCAGAAAGAGCTTCAGAGTCATCTTCAGAGGAAAAAGATGATTATGAAATTTTTGTAAAAGTTAAAGACACAcatgaaaaaagcaagaaaaataagaaccGTGATAAAggtgagaaagagaagaaaagagactcTTCATTAAGATCTCGAAGTAAGCGGTCCAAATCTTCAGAACACAAATCACGGAAGCGGACCAGTGAGTCTCGTTCTAGGGCAAGGAAGAGATCATCTAAGTCTAAGTCTCATCGCTCTCAAACACGTTCACGGTCACGTTCAAGACGCAGAAGAAGGAGCAGTAGGTCAAGATCTAAGTCTAGAGGAAGGCGATCTGTATCAAAAGAGAAGCGTAAAAGATCTCCGAAGCACAGATCCAAgtccagggaaagaaaaagaaaaagatcaagcTCCAGGGATAACCGGAAAACTGTCAGAGCTCGAAGTCGCACCCCAAGTCGGCGGAGTCGGAGTCACACTCCGAGTCGTCGAAGAAGATCTCGATCTGTGGGGAGAAGGAGCTTTAGTATTTCCCCGAGCCGACGGAGCCGCACCCCAAGCCGACGGAGCCGCACCCCAAGTCGAAGGAGCCGCACCCCGAGCCGACGGAGCCGCACCCCGAGCCGACGGAGCCGAACCCCAAGCCGACGGAGCCGTACCCCAAGCCGAAGGAGCCGCACTCCTAGTCGTCGGAGAAGATCAAGGTCTGTGGTAAGAAGACGAAGCTTTAGCATATCACCAGTCAGATTAAGGCGATCACGAACACCCTTGAGAAGAAGGTTTAGCAGATCTCCCCTCCGTCGTAAACGATCCCGGTCTTCTGAAAGAGGCAGATCACCTAAACGTCTAACAGATTTGa ATAAGGCTCAATTACTTGAAATAGCCAAAGCTAATGCAGCTGCCATGTGTGCTAAGGCTGGTGTTCCTTTACCGCCAAACCTAAAGCCCGCACCTCCACCTACAATAGAAGAGAAAGTTGCTAAAAAGTCAGGAGGAGCTACTATAGAAGAACTAACTGAG aaatgcaaacaGATCGCACAGAGTAAAGAAGATGATGATGTAATAGTGAATAAACCTCATGTTTcggatgaagaggaagaagaacctCCTTTTTATCATCATCCCTTTAAACTCAGTGAACCCAAAcccatttttttcaatctgaat attGCTGCAGCAAAGCcaactccaccaaaaagccagGTAACATTAACAAAAGAATTTCCTGTGTCATCTGGATCTCAACACCGAAAGAAAGAAGCAGATAGTGTTTATGGAGAGTGGGTTCCTGTAGAGAAAAatggtgaagaaaacaaagatgatgATAATGTTTTCAGCAGCACTTTACCCTCTGAG GGCCGGGGTAAACGGCAGGGCCGGGTTAAACGACAGATGAAACAACCCGCAGCTTCTCATTTGACAGTAACTCGATGCAATTCACTTTGTGGAACCAAGCCACAAAGTGAAAAGCATCGAATTGCAGAGAACAGTGTTGTCACATCCCTACCCAACATTGGGCCCTCCTTGCACTTGTGGGAAGGTAGCCCGAGGTACAACTATTTAGCTTCCCGTTTTGCTTCAAGGCTCTATAGCTCTAGATTTTGGTGGTAG